In the Campylobacter sp. RM6914 genome, one interval contains:
- a CDS encoding PhzF family phenazine biosynthesis protein, translating into MIIHHVDAFTNELFKGNPACVCVSDAPLDENLMQKIAAENNLSETAFLVKNGEIYNLRWFTPVSKVDLCGHATLASAFVLKSFFEPSQNEFKFSTLSGILTVTYENSVFLLDFPVFELKEINVTEAMSRAVGAKPQQAFLGRDLLLIMENESDIINAKLDFGAMLELDGLITHISAKGGEFDCVSRSFAPKLGISEDPVCGSGYCHIVPFWAKNLDKIKLKALQASARSGILECEMMSNGRVRLGGTAVLYSKNEVFV; encoded by the coding sequence ATGATAATACATCATGTAGATGCTTTTACAAATGAGCTTTTTAAAGGCAATCCAGCCTGTGTTTGCGTAAGCGACGCTCCGCTTGATGAAAATTTGATGCAAAAGATAGCTGCTGAAAATAATTTATCCGAAACTGCATTTTTAGTTAAAAATGGTGAAATTTATAATCTTAGGTGGTTTACGCCTGTTAGCAAAGTAGACCTATGCGGACATGCTACGCTTGCTAGCGCCTTTGTTTTAAAAAGCTTTTTTGAGCCGAGTCAAAATGAGTTTAAATTTAGTACATTAAGTGGGATTTTAACTGTAACCTATGAAAACAGTGTATTTTTGCTTGACTTTCCAGTGTTTGAGCTAAAAGAGATAAATGTGACTGAAGCGATGAGTAGGGCTGTAGGAGCAAAGCCACAGCAAGCCTTTTTGGGACGCGACCTGCTTCTTATAATGGAAAATGAGAGCGATATTATAAACGCAAAACTTGATTTTGGTGCGATGCTAGAGCTTGACGGACTTATAACTCATATAAGTGCAAAAGGAGGTGAATTTGACTGTGTTTCAAGAAGCTTTGCGCCAAAACTAGGCATAAGCGAAGACCCGGTTTGTGGCTCAGGGTACTGTCATATCGTGCCATTTTGGGCTAAAAATTTAGACAAAATAAAGCTAAAAGCACTACAAGCATCAGCTAGAAGTGGAATTTTAGAGTGTGAGATGATGTCAAACGGACGCGTAAGACTTGGCGGAACGGCGGTTTTATACTCTAAAAACGAAGTATTTGTTTAA
- a CDS encoding permease, translated as MLDIFTRQSVFQFFKFFMIYFVEISLLFLVVSFLVFIVSEKFSDKLKKHLVKSDFSSFVKAFVVGALTPFCSCSTIPLLNGFLKSGVSLGVSSVFLLSSPLVNPVILTLLFIGFGLKFTAVYFAVIFITSITFGIILSKINQNKFLKDDFIKPKFSLSVGVSSMVFKATTQPKICACNQANTNESIYKIAFSNSLREYKKLFVYVLVAMFIGATIHGFVPQTLVSSYLGASDFDSIFISAVLGILLYVRVEALIPIGTALLSSGASAAAFGAFVITAAGISLPEIILLNRFFKPKFIAIFIGFILCVAMIFAFFLSANII; from the coding sequence ATGTTAGATATATTTACAAGGCAAAGCGTATTTCAGTTTTTCAAATTTTTTATGATTTATTTTGTTGAGATTTCACTGTTATTTTTAGTTGTGTCGTTTTTGGTATTCATTGTGTCTGAAAAATTCAGCGATAAACTTAAAAAGCATTTAGTAAAGAGCGATTTTTCAAGCTTCGTTAAAGCATTTGTAGTCGGCGCTCTCACTCCGTTTTGTTCTTGTTCTACCATACCACTTTTAAACGGATTTTTAAAAAGTGGCGTTTCTTTGGGGGTTAGTAGTGTGTTTTTACTAAGCTCACCACTTGTAAATCCGGTTATCCTGACTCTACTTTTTATCGGTTTTGGCTTAAAATTTACAGCTGTTTATTTTGCGGTTATTTTTATCACATCAATTACTTTTGGCATCATACTATCTAAAATAAACCAAAACAAATTTTTAAAAGATGACTTTATAAAACCAAAATTTAGCCTAAGTGTAGGCGTTTCAAGTATGGTTTTTAAAGCTACAACTCAACCAAAAATCTGTGCTTGCAACCAAGCAAACACTAATGAAAGTATCTATAAAATAGCTTTTTCAAACTCACTTAGGGAGTACAAAAAGCTATTTGTGTACGTACTGGTTGCGATGTTTATCGGTGCGACGATACATGGCTTCGTGCCACAAACGCTTGTATCATCATACCTTGGCGCAAGCGACTTTGACTCTATATTTATATCAGCCGTACTTGGCATTTTACTTTATGTCAGAGTAGAAGCCCTCATCCCTATCGGAACAGCACTCTTGTCATCAGGTGCGAGCGCGGCGGCTTTTGGAGCGTTTGTGATAACGGCAGCTGGGATAAGCTTGCCTGAGATTATACTTCTCAACAGGTTCTTTAAACCAAAATTTATAGCTATTTTTATCGGATTTATACTGTGCGTGGCGATGATATTTGCGTTCTTTTTATCCGCAAATATCATCTAA
- a CDS encoding MetQ/NlpA family ABC transporter substrate-binding protein — protein MKISKLLLPLASISLALSLNAAGDAKTIIIGATPVPHAEILEEVVAPLLAKEGYKLEIKVFNDYVIPNLATEQGDLDANYFQGLPYMKAFNKDNKTHIVPTAGVHVEPMGIYSKKIKSLDELKNGDIVAISNNSADSTRSINLLEKAGIIKANNSEYKSPLDIVENPKNLKFKEMESAQTPRALDDVTIAFININYALDVGLKPTQDALLLEGKDSPYTNFVAVKDGNENLPKIKALNKAILSPEVKEFIISRYKGAVIPSF, from the coding sequence ATGAAAATTTCAAAACTACTACTACCACTTGCATCTATCTCTTTAGCGCTTAGCCTAAATGCAGCAGGAGATGCAAAAACAATAATAATCGGCGCAACTCCTGTTCCTCATGCGGAAATTCTTGAAGAGGTCGTAGCTCCGCTTTTGGCAAAAGAGGGCTATAAGCTTGAGATCAAGGTATTTAACGACTATGTTATACCAAATTTAGCAACCGAGCAAGGCGATCTTGACGCAAATTACTTCCAGGGTCTTCCTTACATGAAAGCCTTTAATAAAGACAATAAAACACATATTGTCCCAACTGCCGGCGTTCACGTAGAGCCTATGGGAATTTACTCAAAGAAGATAAAAAGCCTTGACGAGCTTAAAAACGGCGATATCGTAGCTATATCAAACAACTCTGCAGACTCGACTAGATCGATAAATTTATTAGAAAAGGCAGGGATTATAAAAGCAAACAATAGCGAATACAAATCTCCGCTTGACATAGTAGAAAATCCAAAAAATCTAAAATTTAAAGAGATGGAGTCAGCTCAAACACCTCGCGCACTTGATGATGTGACGATAGCTTTTATCAACATAAACTACGCACTTGACGTAGGTCTAAAGCCAACGCAAGACGCACTTTTGCTTGAAGGAAAAGATAGTCCTTATACAAATTTTGTAGCAGTAAAAGATGGTAATGAAAACCTACCAAAGATCAAGGCTCTAAACAAAGCCATACTAAGTCCCGAGGTAAAAGAATTTATTATCAGTCGCTACAAAGGAGCGGTTATACCGTCGTTTTAA
- a CDS encoding MetQ/NlpA family ABC transporter substrate-binding protein, with protein sequence MKILTIISTAILALNLYGASGDKKIIVGVSPVPHAEILEFIKPNLKAQGYELVIQEINDYSIPNIATQNGDLDANFFQHLPYLEEQNKNRGLTLVRTVAVHVEPLGFYSKKIKNINELKDGATITIAHDPSNANRALKILEKAKLIELAPNISLATPHDIVKNPKNLKFLELEGAQIPRTLDEVDLAAISTNFILDIGLSVSKDALLLEDSDSPYANIVVTRAGNENNDKIKALNAAITTQEVKNFILDRYKGEVIPAF encoded by the coding sequence ATGAAAATTTTAACCATAATAAGCACAGCCATACTCGCACTAAATTTATACGGTGCAAGTGGTGATAAAAAGATCATAGTCGGAGTTTCTCCCGTTCCTCACGCTGAAATTTTAGAGTTTATAAAGCCAAATTTAAAAGCACAAGGGTATGAGCTGGTCATCCAAGAGATAAACGACTACTCTATACCAAATATCGCAACTCAAAACGGTGATCTAGATGCAAATTTCTTTCAGCACCTGCCATATCTTGAAGAGCAAAATAAAAACCGCGGGCTCACGCTTGTTAGGACCGTAGCCGTTCATGTTGAACCGCTTGGCTTTTACTCTAAGAAGATAAAAAACATAAATGAGCTAAAAGACGGAGCGACCATTACCATCGCACATGACCCAAGTAACGCCAACCGCGCACTTAAGATACTTGAAAAAGCAAAGCTTATCGAACTTGCGCCAAATATCAGCCTTGCAACTCCGCATGATATAGTTAAAAATCCTAAGAATTTAAAATTTCTTGAGCTCGAAGGAGCGCAAATTCCACGCACGCTAGACGAGGTTGATCTGGCCGCTATTAGCACAAATTTCATCCTTGATATAGGTCTTAGTGTATCAAAAGATGCGCTTTTGCTTGAAGATAGCGATAGTCCTTATGCAAATATCGTAGTTACTCGCGCAGGAAATGAAAATAACGATAAGATAAAGGCGTTAAACGCCGCTATCACGACACAAGAGGTTAAAAATTTCATACTTGATCGCTATAAAGGCGAAGTTATACCGGCGTTTTAA
- a CDS encoding ArsR/SmtB family transcription factor: MRYVDIFELKSDFMRALAHPLRVQIVEILGDKSMSVSEICENLNKEQATISKHLSVLKSAGILKGEKSGLHVFYSVDICCLPNFLECINRILEEKITKNSKNARSIIKNLR; the protein is encoded by the coding sequence ATGCGGTATGTTGATATTTTTGAGCTAAAAAGTGATTTTATGAGGGCTTTAGCCCATCCATTAAGAGTTCAGATAGTTGAAATTTTAGGCGATAAAAGTATGAGTGTAAGCGAAATTTGTGAAAACTTAAACAAAGAGCAAGCCACCATTTCAAAGCATCTTAGTGTATTAAAAAGTGCTGGAATTTTAAAAGGAGAAAAATCAGGACTTCATGTATTTTACTCAGTTGATATTTGCTGTTTGCCAAACTTTTTAGAGTGCATAAATAGAATTTTAGAGGAAAAAATCACTAAAAATTCAAAAAATGCAAGAAGTATCATAAAAAATTTAAGGTAA
- a CDS encoding MetQ/NlpA family ABC transporter substrate-binding protein, with protein sequence MTKILATSLVALSLLVSANAAEKIVVGATPVPHAEILEVIKPILAKDGYDLEIKEFNDYSIPNIATDDGDLDANFFQHLPYLEEFNKNKGTKLTHTVGVHLEPMGVYSKKIKSINEIKNGDIVAIPNDPTNESRALDVLATAGLIKLNDNPLKTPLDITQNPKNLKFKEMESAQTPRTLDDVTIAVINTNYALNASLNPIKDALALESKESPYVNYVVVKVGNEQSKKIQALNKAITTPEVKAFIEKKYEGAILPAF encoded by the coding sequence ATGACAAAAATACTTGCTACTTCATTAGTTGCTTTAAGCCTGCTTGTATCAGCAAACGCAGCTGAAAAAATCGTAGTCGGCGCAACGCCTGTTCCACACGCTGAGATCCTTGAGGTTATAAAACCTATCCTTGCAAAAGATGGCTATGATCTTGAAATAAAAGAATTTAACGATTACTCTATACCAAATATCGCAACTGACGACGGCGATTTGGATGCAAATTTCTTCCAACACCTGCCTTATCTTGAAGAATTTAACAAAAACAAAGGAACAAAACTTACGCATACCGTAGGTGTTCACCTTGAGCCAATGGGTGTTTACTCTAAAAAGATAAAAAGCATCAACGAGATCAAAAACGGAGATATCGTAGCTATACCAAACGACCCAACGAACGAGAGTCGTGCTCTTGATGTTTTGGCCACCGCAGGTCTTATAAAGCTAAATGACAATCCACTAAAAACACCTCTTGATATAACCCAAAATCCAAAAAATCTAAAATTTAAAGAGATGGAGTCGGCTCAAACACCTCGCACACTAGATGATGTTACGATAGCAGTTATTAATACGAACTATGCTTTGAATGCTAGCCTAAACCCTATAAAAGACGCTCTTGCTCTTGAAAGTAAAGAGAGCCCTTACGTAAACTATGTAGTTGTAAAAGTAGGCAATGAGCAAAGTAAAAAAATACAAGCTCTAAACAAAGCTATAACAACACCTGAAGTAAAAGCTTTCATCGAGAAAAAATACGAAGGAGCCATACTTCCAGCGTTTTAA
- a CDS encoding methionine ABC transporter permease, with protein MFGIDFSKFPDVFNRILLPAINETVYMSLVSTFLAFVIGIIPAVLLIISDKDGLKPNSKVYFILDICVNILRSFPFIILIIVLFPITKMIVGTSIGTTAAIVPLTIGAAPFVARLIENSLKEVDRGIIEAAKSFGASNFQIIFRIMFVEALPGIISAFTLTFIVNIGFSAMAGAVGGGGLGAVAINYGYQRFRPDIMFYTVVILIIMVQIVQILGNLAYKWTKK; from the coding sequence ATGTTTGGCATTGATTTTTCAAAATTTCCTGATGTGTTTAACAGAATTTTACTCCCTGCTATAAACGAAACCGTTTACATGAGCCTTGTTTCTACATTTTTAGCATTTGTCATAGGCATTATCCCTGCCGTTCTACTCATCATCTCTGATAAAGACGGCCTAAAACCAAATTCTAAAGTCTACTTTATACTTGATATTTGTGTAAATATCCTAAGAAGCTTTCCGTTTATCATCCTTATCATCGTACTATTTCCTATCACAAAAATGATAGTTGGCACAAGCATAGGCACTACTGCTGCGATCGTTCCACTTACCATCGGAGCTGCTCCTTTTGTGGCTAGGCTTATTGAAAACTCTTTAAAAGAGGTTGATCGCGGCATAATAGAAGCAGCAAAAAGCTTTGGTGCTTCAAATTTTCAGATCATTTTTAGGATAATGTTTGTCGAGGCACTTCCAGGTATCATATCTGCGTTTACATTAACTTTTATCGTAAATATCGGCTTTTCAGCGATGGCTGGAGCTGTCGGTGGTGGCGGTCTTGGAGCAGTTGCGATAAATTACGGATATCAGAGATTTCGCCCTGATATAATGTTTTACACCGTAGTTATCCTGATAATCATGGTACAAATCGTTCAAATTTTAGGAAATTTAGCCTATAAATGGACGAAAAAATAA